From a region of the Candidatus Azobacteroides pseudotrichonymphae genomovar. CFP2 genome:
- the thiH gene encoding 2-iminoacetate synthase ThiH — MRPMSFYDIKKNYNKLDFTKYTKKLSEKAIKDSLDKEFLNETDFLNLLSPQAFSYIEDMAQKAHAIANKQFGKTILLYAPLYVSNFCINDCIYCGFSSKNKIKRNVLTLEEVEQECKVLTDYGIRHILLVTGESRIKSSVQYLKECTAILSDYFDYIDIEVYPLEIDEYLQLKQFGVHGLTIYQETYNESLYKILHTNGTKSNYKYRLETCERAGNAGYINLTVGALLGLNDFISEVFFAGLHAKYLQKTFPFAEIGISFPRLRPAAGNYQPKTIISDRDLVQAICAIRLFMNRINISISTRESNELRNNLISLGVTKISAGSSTEIGGYSNKNRTEGQFIINDHSNVEQIKNMIHKKGYQPILKDWML; from the coding sequence ATGCGCCCTATGAGTTTTTACGATATCAAAAAAAATTATAATAAGCTTGATTTTACCAAATACACAAAAAAACTTTCAGAGAAGGCAATAAAAGATTCACTTGACAAAGAATTTCTTAACGAGACAGACTTCCTGAATCTATTATCTCCACAAGCTTTCTCCTATATTGAAGACATGGCACAAAAAGCTCATGCGATTGCTAATAAACAGTTTGGAAAAACCATACTATTATATGCACCTTTATATGTTTCCAATTTTTGTATTAATGATTGTATTTATTGTGGATTTTCCTCCAAAAACAAAATCAAACGAAATGTATTAACTCTAGAAGAGGTAGAACAAGAATGTAAAGTTCTTACAGATTACGGCATAAGACATATTTTGCTCGTTACAGGGGAAAGTCGCATTAAATCATCTGTTCAATACCTCAAAGAATGTACTGCTATCTTAAGCGATTATTTCGATTATATCGACATAGAAGTCTATCCACTTGAAATAGATGAATATCTACAATTAAAACAATTTGGAGTACACGGACTAACAATTTATCAAGAAACCTACAATGAGTCTTTATATAAAATACTCCACACCAATGGAACAAAATCAAATTATAAATACCGATTAGAAACTTGTGAAAGGGCTGGTAATGCTGGTTACATTAATCTAACTGTAGGAGCATTGCTTGGATTAAACGATTTTATAAGTGAAGTTTTTTTTGCTGGGCTTCATGCCAAATATTTACAAAAAACCTTCCCTTTTGCAGAAATAGGAATTTCTTTTCCAAGACTCCGTCCTGCAGCGGGGAATTACCAGCCAAAAACTATTATTTCAGATAGGGATCTTGTGCAAGCTATTTGTGCCATTCGGCTTTTTATGAATAGGATAAATATTTCAATATCTACTAGAGAAAGTAATGAGTTAAGAAATAATCTTATATCTTTGGGTGTAACCAAAATATCTGCAGGTTCAAGTACGGAAATAGGAGGATATTCTAATAAGAATAGAACCGAAGGGCAATTTATAATCAATGATCATTCCAATGTAGAACAAATAAAAAATATGATTCACAAAAAAGGTTACCAACCAATTTTAAAAGATTGGATGTTATGA
- the thiE gene encoding thiamine phosphate synthase, producing MKKKIPQGLYAITAENFSKKNNVEIVKELLDSGIRIIQYREKKKTKFEKLKQCETIRQLTLSYNCFFIVNDDIDIAMSVHSDGIHLGQDDLPLLKARIIVGQDMAIGISTHNPEQANKATINGADYIGVGPIFQTFTKENMIDAVGLEYLEYCVIHIKIPKVAIGGIKLSNLSRVAKFKPENICMVTEIVGSKNIVETINKAKKIINDYY from the coding sequence ATGAAAAAGAAAATTCCTCAAGGGTTATATGCCATTACCGCCGAAAATTTCTCAAAAAAAAACAACGTTGAAATAGTAAAAGAATTGCTTGATTCTGGAATCAGGATTATACAATACCGCGAAAAGAAAAAAACAAAATTCGAAAAATTGAAACAATGCGAAACCATAAGACAATTAACGTTAAGCTATAATTGTTTTTTTATTGTCAATGACGATATTGATATAGCAATGTCTGTCCATAGCGATGGGATTCATCTTGGACAAGATGACCTACCACTATTGAAAGCCCGTATAATTGTAGGACAGGATATGGCTATAGGTATTTCTACACACAACCCTGAACAGGCAAATAAAGCCACTATTAATGGAGCTGATTATATAGGAGTAGGCCCTATATTTCAAACATTTACAAAGGAAAATATGATAGATGCTGTAGGTCTAGAATATTTGGAGTATTGTGTTATACATATCAAAATTCCCAAAGTCGCCATAGGAGGAATAAAACTTTCCAATCTCTCAAGAGTCGCTAAATTTAAACCAGAAAATATTTGCATGGTTACTGAAATCGTCGGATCAAAAAATATTGTTGAAACAATAAATAAAGCAAAAAAAATAATCAATGATTACTATTAA
- a CDS encoding 30S ribosomal protein S16 has protein sequence MATKIRLQRHGRKGYAFYHIVIADSRAPRNGNFIERIGFYNPNTNPATINLKFERALYWLNVGAQPTDTARNILSCEGIFLKKHLLEGINKGVLSEADAKSKFEAWKNVKRIAIQNEINKIYEQQRIVNKAKLESERVVNQTKTKVLAQKEKLLKEENNTPLPSE, from the coding sequence ATGGCAACAAAAATTAGATTACAAAGACATGGCCGCAAAGGATATGCATTTTACCACATTGTAATTGCAGATAGCAGAGCTCCGCGAAATGGAAATTTTATCGAAAGAATTGGATTTTACAATCCAAATACAAATCCTGCTACAATAAATCTAAAATTCGAAAGAGCTTTGTACTGGTTAAATGTAGGAGCACAACCCACGGATACAGCAAGGAATATTCTTTCTTGTGAAGGTATTTTTCTTAAAAAACATCTATTAGAAGGTATTAATAAAGGCGTTCTTTCTGAAGCAGATGCCAAAAGTAAATTTGAAGCATGGAAGAACGTCAAACGAATAGCTATTCAAAATGAAATCAATAAAATATATGAACAACAAAGAATTGTTAATAAAGCTAAATTAGAATCTGAAAGGGTAGTAAATCAGACAAAAACCAAAGTTTTGGCACAAAAAGAGAAACTTCTAAAAGAAGAAAACAATACTCCACTTCCCAGTGAATAG
- the rsgA gene encoding ribosome small subunit-dependent GTPase A encodes MKGLVIKNTGSWYQLKTDRGELIKAKLKGNFRLKGIQSTNPISIGDYVLIEKDLYGTAFISTIEDRKNYIIRRASNLSKQSHIIATNLDQAFLIVTVNYPITTTIFIDRFLVTTEAYRIPTLLFFNKTDLYNNHDMNYADILIHLYKSIGYSCYKIAATKDEDLLFMEKLLRGKITLFYGHSGVGKSTIVNRLIPNAKQKVQSISKHHNKGMHTTTFSKMLELPSSSGYIIDTPGIKGFGIFDIEKEEISHYFPDIFRFSPYCKFYNCTHQKEPACAVREAIKNHYISKSRYISYINILEDVDMNKYREAF; translated from the coding sequence ATGAAAGGTCTAGTTATAAAAAATACAGGTAGTTGGTATCAACTAAAAACAGATAGGGGAGAATTGATAAAAGCTAAACTTAAAGGAAACTTTCGTTTAAAAGGAATACAAAGCACTAATCCCATTTCAATAGGCGATTATGTATTGATTGAGAAAGACCTTTATGGAACAGCCTTTATTTCTACTATCGAAGATAGGAAAAATTATATTATTCGGCGAGCTTCCAATCTGTCCAAACAATCGCATATCATTGCTACTAATCTTGATCAAGCTTTTTTAATTGTAACGGTCAATTATCCAATCACCACAACTATCTTTATTGACCGTTTTTTGGTAACAACAGAAGCATATCGTATTCCAACGTTACTGTTTTTCAACAAAACAGACCTATATAACAATCACGATATGAACTATGCCGATATCCTTATCCATTTATACAAAAGCATTGGTTATTCTTGCTACAAAATAGCAGCTACAAAAGATGAAGATCTTCTCTTTATGGAAAAATTATTAAGAGGAAAAATTACGTTGTTTTACGGTCATTCGGGAGTGGGAAAATCTACTATTGTCAATCGGCTCATCCCCAATGCTAAGCAAAAAGTACAGTCTATATCAAAACATCACAACAAGGGGATGCATACAACTACTTTTTCAAAAATGTTAGAACTTCCTTCCAGTAGTGGGTATATTATTGATACACCGGGCATCAAAGGTTTTGGTATTTTTGACATAGAAAAAGAAGAGATATCTCATTATTTCCCTGATATATTTAGATTCTCGCCCTATTGTAAATTTTATAACTGTACTCACCAAAAAGAACCTGCATGTGCAGTTCGTGAAGCTATAAAAAATCATTATATAAGTAAATCACGTTATATTAGTTATATAAATATATTAGAAGACGTAGATATGAACAAATACAGAGAAGCTTTTTAA
- the fabD gene encoding ACP S-malonyltransferase: MNAFIFPGQGVQFPGMGLNYYKKSVLAKELFETANEILGFRITDLMFRGTAEDLRQTKTAQPAIFLHSVIVAKSLDNFNPSMLAGHSLGEFSALVAATALSFKDGLLLVYKRALAMQKACEVNHGTMAAILGISETIVEEICSEIEGIVVPANYNCPGQIVISGDLESVSIACERLAARGAKCIRLNVAGAFHSPLMELAKAELAEAIHSTVFITPICPIYQNVNGKGETIPEIIKDNLVSQLTAPVRWTQSVQNMITDGATFFTEIGPGSILQGLIRKINCNVKVASIT; encoded by the coding sequence ATGAATGCTTTTATATTTCCGGGACAGGGAGTTCAATTCCCAGGTATGGGATTAAATTACTATAAAAAATCCGTTCTTGCCAAGGAATTATTTGAAACAGCTAATGAAATATTAGGTTTCCGAATCACTGATTTGATGTTTAGAGGAACTGCTGAAGACCTTCGTCAGACAAAAACAGCCCAGCCAGCAATATTTCTTCATTCTGTAATTGTCGCAAAAAGTTTAGATAATTTTAATCCTAGTATGCTTGCAGGGCATTCTTTAGGTGAATTTTCAGCTCTGGTTGCTGCTACAGCATTGTCTTTTAAAGATGGATTGCTCTTGGTTTATAAACGAGCATTGGCTATGCAAAAAGCATGTGAAGTAAACCATGGAACAATGGCTGCTATTCTCGGAATATCAGAAACAATTGTAGAGGAAATATGTTCCGAAATAGAAGGAATAGTGGTTCCAGCAAACTACAATTGCCCAGGACAGATTGTAATATCAGGGGATTTAGAAAGCGTGAGTATTGCTTGTGAACGTTTAGCAGCAAGAGGAGCTAAATGCATAAGACTTAATGTTGCGGGAGCCTTCCATTCTCCATTAATGGAATTAGCAAAAGCCGAATTAGCAGAAGCAATTCATTCAACAGTTTTTATAACTCCTATATGTCCGATTTATCAAAATGTGAATGGAAAAGGTGAAACTATTCCTGAAATAATTAAGGATAATTTAGTTTCTCAATTAACCGCGCCAGTCAGATGGACACAATCAGTACAAAATATGATTACTGATGGTGCCACTTTTTTTACGGAAATAGGACCTGGTAGTATACTACAAGGGTTAATACGAAAGATTAACTGCAATGTCAAAGTGGCAAGTATTACATAG
- the proB gene encoding glutamate 5-kinase, whose translation MKRIAIKIGSNVLTRDDGTLNITRMSALVDQTAELHKQGIKIIIISSGAVASGRSEIKIEKKLDSVLARQLYSSVGQAKLINHYYELFRNHGIVCGQVLTTKENFSSRSHYLNQKHCMEIMLENKVIPIVNENDTVSVSELMFTDNDELSSLIVTMMKMNALIILSDVDGIYNGNPTDPNASVIREITEDKDISNYVQTTQSSFGRGGMQTKYRIAQKVADEGTTVIIANGQRENILLDLLKTKNNVVHTQFKPAQKTISSVKTWIAHSEDFAKGKVYINKGATKALQETKAISILLVGVTRIVGSFEKDDIVRIMDENGVQIGIGRSNYDSREATQYIGKHDMKPLIHYDYLYLE comes from the coding sequence ATGAAACGTATTGCTATCAAAATAGGGAGTAATGTATTAACACGCGATGATGGTACATTAAATATTACACGAATGTCAGCTTTGGTAGATCAAACAGCAGAGCTACATAAACAAGGAATTAAAATTATTATAATTTCTTCTGGCGCAGTAGCTTCTGGCCGGAGCGAAATTAAAATAGAAAAGAAATTGGATTCTGTTTTAGCCAGACAACTCTATTCTTCAGTGGGACAAGCTAAGTTAATTAATCACTATTACGAGTTATTTCGTAATCATGGTATCGTTTGTGGACAAGTACTCACTACTAAAGAAAATTTTAGTAGTCGTTCGCATTACCTCAATCAGAAGCATTGCATGGAAATAATGTTGGAAAACAAAGTTATTCCAATTGTGAATGAAAATGATACTGTCTCCGTAAGCGAACTTATGTTTACTGATAATGATGAACTATCATCTTTAATAGTCACTATGATGAAAATGAATGCTTTGATCATTCTCAGTGATGTAGACGGTATTTATAATGGTAATCCAACAGACCCTAATGCATCAGTTATCCGAGAAATAACAGAAGATAAAGATATCTCAAACTATGTACAAACTACTCAGTCTTCTTTCGGACGCGGCGGAATGCAGACTAAATACCGAATTGCCCAAAAAGTGGCAGATGAAGGAACTACTGTCATCATTGCTAATGGTCAACGTGAAAATATATTACTCGATTTGTTAAAAACAAAGAATAATGTAGTTCATACCCAATTCAAACCGGCCCAAAAAACAATAAGCAGTGTAAAAACGTGGATTGCCCATTCTGAAGACTTTGCTAAAGGAAAGGTTTATATTAATAAAGGGGCAACAAAGGCACTACAAGAAACAAAAGCCATTAGTATTCTTTTAGTAGGAGTTACCCGTATTGTTGGCAGTTTTGAGAAAGATGATATTGTTCGCATCATGGATGAGAATGGTGTTCAAATAGGCATAGGAAGGTCAAATTATGATAGTCGAGAGGCAACTCAATACATAGGTAAACACGATATGAAACCATTAATACATTACGACTATCTTTATCTAGAATAG
- a CDS encoding thiazole synthase — protein sequence MDKDSLDIAGLTLNSRVFIGSGKFPDNELIPEIIKASGSQVITVAVRRFDFNNVNENILEFIPEHVFLMPNTSGARNAEEAVRIANIARATVKTDLIKIEIMTDNKYLLPDNYQTAKACELLVKEGFKAFAYMNADLYAARDMQNAGASAIMPLGSPIGTNKGLQTKEMIRILIEEMDAPIIVDAGIGKPSDACECMEMGCTAVMINTAISSSESPILMASAFKNAVKAGRKAFVAKLGTVSTVAKASSPLTNFLNES from the coding sequence ATGGATAAAGATTCACTAGATATTGCAGGATTAACCTTAAATAGTAGAGTTTTTATAGGAAGTGGAAAATTTCCTGATAATGAGCTCATTCCTGAAATTATAAAAGCCTCTGGGTCTCAAGTAATAACAGTGGCTGTAAGGAGATTTGATTTTAATAACGTTAATGAAAACATTCTTGAATTTATACCTGAACATGTTTTTTTAATGCCTAACACTTCAGGAGCAAGAAATGCAGAAGAAGCCGTTCGAATTGCAAATATCGCTCGTGCTACTGTGAAAACAGATTTAATAAAAATAGAAATAATGACAGACAACAAATACTTGTTGCCAGACAATTATCAAACAGCGAAAGCATGTGAATTACTTGTTAAAGAAGGATTTAAAGCGTTCGCTTATATGAATGCTGATTTATATGCAGCACGTGATATGCAAAATGCTGGAGCTTCAGCAATTATGCCATTAGGTTCACCAATAGGGACAAATAAAGGATTACAAACAAAAGAAATGATACGAATTCTAATTGAAGAAATGGATGCTCCCATAATAGTTGACGCTGGTATTGGAAAACCCTCTGATGCATGTGAATGTATGGAAATGGGCTGTACAGCAGTAATGATTAATACTGCTATATCTTCAAGTGAGAGTCCTATCCTCATGGCATCAGCTTTCAAAAATGCTGTAAAAGCAGGTAGAAAAGCATTTGTTGCCAAGCTTGGAACAGTTTCGACTGTAGCAAAAGCATCATCACCCTTAACAAATTTTCTAAATGAGAGCTAA
- a CDS encoding glutamate-5-semialdehyde dehydrogenase yields the protein MFMNDQVYDLLRQAVIASRTLVDMSNKTIKNILRNTADHLLENQNTILEANAEDLSRIDPSDQKYDRLKLTKERLQTMADDMRSVAVLSSPIGKVLHEITRPNGMLIRKVSVPFGVIGIIYEARPNVTFDVFSLCFKSGNACVLKGGSDASLSNHALVNIIHQVLQKYRININTCILLPPNREVTAALLGAVGLVDLIIPRGSSSLINFVRNNTRVPVIETGAGICHTYFDKKGDKDKGRAIINNAKTRRVSVCNALDCLVLHRERLNDLPYICGDLQKNNVIIYADEPSYKVLVTCYPANLIQLAVEESFGTEFLDYKMSIRTVNNIREAIDHITRYSSKHSECIVSESPKTINFFLQKIDAACVYANVSTAFTDGSQFGMGAEIGISTQKLHARGPMALEELTTYKYLIEGSGQIRS from the coding sequence ATGTTTATGAACGATCAAGTATACGATCTTTTACGACAAGCAGTAATTGCTTCACGTACTCTAGTGGATATGAGCAATAAGACTATTAAAAATATCTTGCGAAATACGGCAGACCATTTATTAGAAAATCAGAACACCATACTTGAAGCCAATGCTGAAGACTTGTCACGTATAGATCCATCTGACCAAAAATATGATCGACTAAAATTGACAAAAGAACGTTTGCAAACTATGGCAGATGATATGCGAAGTGTTGCTGTTCTTTCTTCACCTATAGGGAAAGTTCTACATGAAATAACTCGTCCCAATGGTATGTTGATTCGAAAAGTAAGTGTGCCTTTTGGCGTTATCGGAATTATTTATGAAGCTCGTCCAAATGTAACTTTTGATGTTTTTTCGCTTTGTTTTAAGAGTGGCAATGCTTGTGTATTAAAAGGAGGGTCAGATGCTAGTCTATCAAATCATGCCTTAGTAAATATAATTCACCAAGTCTTGCAGAAGTATCGTATTAATATAAATACATGTATACTATTGCCCCCTAATAGAGAAGTCACAGCTGCTTTATTGGGTGCTGTAGGATTGGTAGATTTAATTATTCCACGTGGCAGTAGTTCTCTGATTAATTTTGTGAGAAATAATACTCGGGTTCCAGTGATTGAAACAGGTGCTGGTATTTGTCATACTTATTTTGATAAAAAAGGTGACAAAGATAAAGGGAGAGCAATCATTAATAACGCAAAAACTCGTCGTGTAAGTGTTTGCAATGCTTTAGATTGTCTAGTTTTACATCGAGAAAGATTGAATGATCTACCCTATATATGCGGCGATTTGCAAAAAAATAATGTCATTATTTATGCCGATGAGCCTTCATACAAGGTATTAGTAACTTGTTATCCTGCCAACTTGATTCAACTAGCAGTAGAAGAGAGTTTTGGGACAGAATTTTTAGATTACAAAATGAGTATTCGTACCGTAAATAATATCCGTGAAGCAATAGATCACATCACTCGCTATAGTTCAAAACACAGCGAATGCATTGTGAGCGAATCACCTAAAACTATTAATTTTTTTTTACAAAAAATTGACGCAGCATGCGTTTATGCTAATGTTTCGACTGCTTTTACTGATGGTTCTCAATTTGGGATGGGAGCAGAAATAGGCATCAGTACACAAAAACTACATGCCCGTGGGCCTATGGCATTGGAAGAATTAACTACTTACAAATATCTTATAGAAGGCAGTGGACAAATACGTTCCTGA
- the dapF gene encoding diaminopimelate epimerase, producing the protein MKFTKMHGAGNDYIYIDCFKEKIDCPEELAIRLSDRHKGIGSDGLVLIMPSDKCSFRMRMFNSDGSEAQMCGNAIRCVGKYVYDNGYTRKLNITIETLAGVKQLELFPTNDKIRKVKVNMGKPILLAKDIPVIWEKEKLIYETIDFSSEQWILTAVSMGNPHVVIFVEKVSRLDVKRIGKEIEHHPMFPEKINVDFVEILSLYHAKMRVWERGSGETQACGTGACAALVASVLNGKLNRKATISLLGGDLELEWDEKTEHVFMTGDASLVFIGEF; encoded by the coding sequence ATGAAATTTACTAAAATGCATGGAGCAGGTAATGATTATATATATATCGATTGTTTCAAGGAAAAAATAGATTGTCCGGAAGAATTAGCTATACGTTTAAGTGATCGTCATAAGGGTATTGGCTCAGATGGTTTGGTATTGATTATGCCTTCTGATAAATGTAGTTTTCGGATGCGTATGTTCAATTCAGATGGATCAGAAGCTCAGATGTGCGGTAATGCTATTCGTTGTGTAGGGAAATATGTATATGATAACGGATACACTAGAAAATTGAATATTACGATAGAGACATTAGCAGGAGTAAAGCAGCTTGAATTGTTTCCAACTAATGACAAGATAAGAAAAGTAAAGGTGAATATGGGAAAACCAATACTACTTGCTAAAGATATTCCAGTAATATGGGAAAAAGAAAAGTTAATTTATGAAACAATAGATTTTTCTTCGGAACAATGGATATTAACTGCTGTTTCAATGGGAAACCCCCATGTTGTTATTTTTGTCGAAAAAGTTAGTAGATTAGATGTCAAAAGAATTGGAAAAGAAATAGAACATCATCCAATGTTTCCGGAAAAAATAAATGTAGATTTTGTAGAAATACTCTCGCTATACCATGCAAAAATGAGAGTATGGGAAAGAGGAAGCGGAGAAACACAAGCATGTGGAACAGGAGCATGTGCGGCGCTTGTTGCGAGTGTTTTGAATGGGAAATTAAATAGAAAAGCCACAATTTCTCTTTTGGGGGGTGATTTGGAATTGGAATGGGATGAAAAAACAGAACATGTATTTATGACTGGCGATGCAAGCTTAGTATTTATTGGGGAATTTTAA
- a CDS encoding glycosyltransferase family 2 protein, whose protein sequence is MKQTAILILNWNGRKLLERFLPSLLMHVPVENVDIIVVDNGSTDDSLKFLHLYYPTLIVRVLGENYGFAEGYNRVLLNLDYEFIVLLNSDVEVGENWFCPAINYLETHKDVVALQPKILSFTDKSLFEYAGASGGFLDKYGYPFCRGRIFCMIEKDEGQYDNPIQIFWASGACLFIRLEDFKMVGGFDSAFFVHQEEIDLCWRLNLLGKKIICLPCLRVYHVGGATLDREHPQKIYLNFRNNLLMLYKNLPDISYDRVMVIRFFLDYLFALCYLLKGRFRNAFAIWKARLDFRRLKKQHRVLRSENREVLPTIFRGCIVWQYYFRGKKKWNSLNIS, encoded by the coding sequence ATGAAACAGACAGCTATTTTAATTCTCAATTGGAATGGTCGTAAATTATTAGAGAGATTTTTGCCTTCTTTATTAATGCATGTTCCAGTAGAGAATGTGGATATTATTGTAGTTGACAATGGTTCCACGGATGATTCTTTAAAATTTTTACATTTGTATTATCCTACTTTGATTGTGCGGGTTTTAGGGGAGAATTATGGTTTTGCAGAAGGGTATAATCGAGTTTTACTGAATTTGGATTATGAATTTATTGTTTTGTTAAATTCTGATGTAGAAGTAGGAGAAAATTGGTTTTGTCCAGCAATCAATTATTTAGAAACCCATAAAGATGTTGTTGCATTGCAACCAAAAATTTTATCCTTTACAGATAAATCTTTGTTTGAATATGCTGGAGCAAGTGGTGGTTTTTTGGATAAGTATGGATATCCTTTTTGTCGTGGGCGTATTTTTTGTATGATAGAAAAAGATGAAGGACAATATGATAATCCGATACAGATCTTTTGGGCGAGTGGAGCATGTTTGTTTATTCGTTTAGAAGATTTTAAGATGGTAGGAGGGTTTGATTCTGCATTTTTTGTTCACCAAGAGGAAATAGATTTATGCTGGCGATTGAATTTACTAGGAAAGAAAATTATATGTTTACCTTGTCTACGTGTTTATCATGTAGGAGGTGCAACACTTGATAGAGAACATCCCCAAAAAATCTATTTGAATTTTAGAAATAATCTTTTGATGCTTTATAAAAATTTACCGGATATTAGTTATGATAGAGTGATGGTTATTCGTTTTTTTTTGGATTATTTATTTGCTCTATGCTATTTGTTGAAGGGACGATTTCGTAATGCTTTTGCAATATGGAAGGCACGATTGGATTTTAGGAGATTAAAAAAGCAACATCGAGTTCTTCGAAGTGAAAATCGAGAGGTATTGCCAACTATTTTTCGTGGATGCATAGTTTGGCAGTATTATTTCAGGGGGAAGAAAAAGTGGAATTCATTAAATATTTCTTGA
- the mtaB gene encoding tRNA (N(6)-L-threonylcarbamoyladenosine(37)-C(2))-methylthiotransferase MtaB yields MKDSVCFHDKKAAYYTLGCKLNYAETSAIRECFLQVGIKTVQGEENPDIVIISTCSVTEEANKKCRNLIRRVRRKYSSAFLVVTGCYAQLCSEEIIKIEGIDLVVGLEGKRNLSKYVLRGERGIIVSPMMESQEFTPACSYDGRTRSFLKIQDGCDYTCSYCTIPLARGKSRNRKISDLVRNSMQLGAKGVKEIVLTGVNIGDFGKSTGENFLDLLRDLDKVENISRFRISSIEPNLLSDEIIEFVAFSDRFVPHFHIPLQSGSDAVLRLMNRKYDIVLLRSKIEKIKTLMTDAFIGFDIIVGMRGETDEYFRESQKFLESLPFSQLHVFTYSERPATMALNINQMITLKKRQERRKELLALSKRKCKDFYCSQIGTNHSVLFENSRRGNKIYGFTENYIKVEMEYDEKFINQLLGVTLGGWNENAMALTLKL; encoded by the coding sequence GTGAAAGATAGTGTTTGTTTTCATGATAAAAAAGCGGCGTACTATACATTGGGATGTAAGTTAAACTATGCAGAAACTTCTGCAATAAGAGAATGCTTTTTACAAGTTGGAATCAAAACGGTACAAGGAGAAGAGAATCCCGATATTGTTATTATTAGTACTTGTTCAGTAACTGAGGAAGCAAATAAGAAATGTCGCAATTTGATTCGTCGTGTTCGGAGAAAATATTCAAGTGCTTTTTTAGTGGTTACTGGATGCTATGCTCAATTGTGTAGCGAAGAGATAATAAAAATAGAAGGGATTGATTTGGTAGTAGGTTTAGAGGGAAAGAGAAATTTATCTAAATATGTTTTGAGAGGGGAAAGAGGAATCATAGTGTCGCCAATGATGGAAAGTCAGGAGTTTACTCCTGCTTGTTCCTATGATGGTAGAACTCGATCATTTTTAAAAATACAAGATGGCTGTGATTATACTTGTAGTTATTGTACTATACCGTTGGCAAGAGGAAAAAGTCGGAATAGGAAAATATCTGATTTGGTTAGGAATTCGATGCAGCTAGGAGCAAAAGGAGTAAAAGAAATTGTTTTGACAGGAGTAAATATTGGTGATTTTGGGAAGAGTACAGGGGAAAATTTTTTGGATTTATTACGAGATTTAGATAAGGTTGAGAATATTAGTCGTTTCCGTATATCGTCTATTGAACCAAATTTATTGAGTGATGAAATAATAGAATTTGTTGCATTTTCGGATCGTTTTGTCCCTCATTTCCATATCCCATTGCAATCTGGTAGTGATGCTGTGTTACGATTGATGAATAGGAAGTACGATATAGTATTGCTTCGGTCTAAAATAGAGAAGATAAAAACTCTTATGACGGACGCATTTATAGGGTTTGATATTATTGTTGGGATGCGAGGAGAAACAGACGAGTATTTTAGAGAAAGTCAGAAGTTTTTGGAAAGTTTACCGTTTAGTCAATTACATGTATTCACTTATTCAGAACGCCCAGCTACTATGGCCTTGAATATTAATCAAATGATTACTCTTAAAAAGAGACAGGAGCGACGCAAGGAACTTCTAGCATTATCGAAAAGGAAATGTAAAGATTTTTATTGTTCTCAAATAGGGACAAATCACAGTGTTTTATTTGAGAATAGCCGTAGAGGTAATAAAATATATGGTTTTACTGAAAATTATATTAAGGTAGAAATGGAGTACGATGAAAAATTTATTAATCAATTGTTAGGTGTAACTTTAGGGGGCTGGAATGAAAATGCAATGGCATTAACATTGAAACTTTAG
- the thiS gene encoding sulfur carrier protein ThiS: MITIKLNGINKGIQENLTIQELLQYNGIDPKGIAVEHNLNIIRPIKFKEIILNEGDSLEILKFVGGG, translated from the coding sequence ATGATTACTATTAAACTCAATGGAATAAATAAAGGGATTCAAGAAAATCTTACAATTCAAGAGTTATTACAATATAACGGTATTGATCCCAAAGGGATTGCCGTAGAGCATAATCTCAATATCATTAGGCCGATAAAGTTTAAAGAAATTATATTAAACGAAGGAGATTCTCTTGAAATACTAAAATTTGTAGGAGGAGGTTAA